Proteins found in one Plasmodium knowlesi strain H genome assembly, chromosome: 12 genomic segment:
- a CDS encoding AMP deaminase, putative: MKRPNDNGNGNLDENLLKKKKGWDILYETVMNASSHAGIKYDENALVSKELTDLNSSSRFIFTLSSTGVIPREEVEVTKKILKLCNLREEFIKPFTDIDTTLVEKGSASEDGEQREHEDTKSDEPIYNPSKVVILNKCNAFLNFIDGIFFVHWNPSMDDGPKSRDQCSEENKLPEHANIKSTEEYLSAIQEIMEAVQDPACKSFCYQRLKYLEQKFDFHLMFNGSLELRETANIKHRDFYNIRKVDAHVHHSACMQQKVLLRFIREKYKTEPETVVYKTEDGSRMTLKDIFDHKLKITAYGATVDTLAVNALGSCFHRFDLFNDKYNPFGQKLLREIFLKTDNYIEGRYLAEITKQEIKNLEKSKYQHVEWRISIYGQNKNEWKKLAKWVLQNNLSSPSVRWIIQIPRLYHIYKKRKLINSFADFLSNIFEPCFEAVKNPQQNREIFTFLQQVVGWDSVDDESAISKYTSKGGELPTPDKYISENNPPYSYYAYYMYSNIRTLNDFLVSRHLRPMAFRPHCGEIGNISHLATMFLLADRINHGINLRKSPVLLYLYYLKQIGLAVSPLSNNALFLQIEKNPFKRFFKIGLNVSLSTDDPLMFHFTDEPLLEEYSVCAHIWKLSTVDLCEIARNSVLQSGYEPSFKKHWLGTDTTNGATNFQNHPEKTNIPNTRMAYRKKTFDEENENIWRLANYTSDA; encoded by the exons ATGAAGCGACCAAATGACAACGGCAACGGCAACTTGGATGAAAATCtgctgaagaaaaaaaagggatgggACATTCTGTACGAGACGGTGATGAATGCCTCATCTCATGCAGGAATAAAGTATGATGAAAATGCCCTCGTGAGTAAGGAGCTAACCGATTTGAACAGTTCCAGTCGCTTCATCTTCACCTTGTCGTCTACTGGGGTCATTCCACGCGAGGAAGTGGAGGTCACTAAG AAAATCCTGAAGCTATGCAACCTTCGGGAAGAGTTTATAAAACCCTTCACAGACATAGACACAACGTTGGTAGAAAAAGGAAGCGCCTCCGAGGACGGTGAACAGAGGGAGCATGAAGACACCAAGTCGGATGAGCCAATTTACAACCCTAGCAAGGTGGTCATTTTGAACAAGTGTAACGCCTTCCTGAATTTTATCGATGGGATTTTCTTTGTTCACTGGAACCCTTCGATGGACGATGGGCCGAAGA GTAGAGACCAGTGCAGCGAAGAGAACAAGCTACCAGAGCACGCGAACATCAAATCGACGGAGGAGTACCTATCAGCCATCCAAGAAATAATGGAGGCCGTGCAGGACCCCGCCTGCAAAAGTTTCTGTTATCAAAGGTTGAAGTACCTGGAACAGAAATTCGATTTCCATCTTATGTTTAATGGTTCTTTAGAGTTAAGGGAAACAGCTAATATCAAGCACAGAGATTTTTACAATATCAGGAAGGTAGATGCACATGTTCATCACTCAGCCTGTATGCAGCAGAAAGTATTACTACGGTTCATCcgagaaaaatacaaaacggAACCTGAGACTGTAGTCTACAAGACCGAAGACGGGAGCAGAATGACCCTCAAAGATATTTTCGACCATAAATTGAAGATAACTGCATATGGAGCCACCGTAGACACACTAGCCGTTAATGCGCTCGGAAGCTGTTTCCATAGGTTCGATCTGTTCAACGATAAGTACAACCCATTTGGACAAAAGTTGCTaagggaaatatttttgaagACGGATAACTACATCGAAGGAAGGTATCTAGCCGAAATtacaaaacaagaaataaaaaatttagagAAATCGAAATATCAACATGTGGAGTGGcgtatatctatatatggacaaaacaaaaatgaatggaaaaagctAGCCAAATGGGTTCTACAGAATAATCTCTCAAGTCCTTCTGTACGTTGGATTATTCAAATACCAAGGCTTtaccatatatataaaaaaaggaagttaatTAATTCTTTTGCAGATTTTTTAAGTAACATATTCGAACCTTGTTTTGAAGCAGTAAAAAATCCACAACAAAACAGAGAAATATTTACCTTCCTGCAGCAAGTGGTTGGTTGGGATAGCGTTGATGATGAATCCGCCATTTCCAAATATACCTCTAAGGGTGGAGAGCTTCCTACTCCAGATAAGTATATCAGTGAGAACAACCCTCCCTACTCCTACTACGCATATTATATGTACTCCAATATAAGAACCCTCAATGACTTTCTGGTTAGTCGACATCTGCGTCCCATGGCTTTCAG ACCCCACTGCGGAGAAATCGGAAACATAAGCCACCTGGCAACCATGTTCCTACTGGCAGATAGAATAAACCACGGAATAAATTTGAGGAAATCGCCTGTTTTACTGTACCTCTACTATTTGAAGCAGATCGGGCTGGCCGTTTCGCCCCTCTCCAATAACGCCCTCTTTTTGCAAATTG AAAAGAACCCGTTTAAGCGCTTCTTCAAAATTGGCCTAAACGTGTCACTCTCCACGGACGACCCTCTCATGTTCCACTTCACGGATGAGCCGCTTCTGGAGGAGTACTCCGTGTGCGCG CACATATGGAAACTCAGCACCGTGGACTTATGCGAAATAGCAAGGAATTCCGTCCTGCAGAG CGGGTACGAACCATCCTTCAAGAAGCACTGGCTGGGTACAGACACAACTAATGGAGCGACAAATTTTCAGAACCATCCGGAGAAAACGAACATACCCAACACAAGGATGGCGTACAG GAAGAAAACCTTTGACGAAGAGAATGAAAACATTTGGAGGCTGGCGAATTACACAAGTGACGCGTGA
- a CDS encoding apicoplast calcium binding protein 1, putative: protein MKLLQFPWARHDSLLSHALVLASLVAAFFLTENFVKRNNSFFSVQFSSRKVCDFLHKNFYKVEALYICGNALEQKDFFHNDWRSVREGSLGAGDHSRQEEKKMKGHWGMQGDRHDDHYAEHQIDFTIDTNNPAVNENLLIKSRMIFKKLDSDNNSVIDLKEFKRNVMILSHMRSINEKVLGYLFDLFDVNKDEKIDYVEFLSLNSYDFNYVKLIQILFDEDNVVEESTIFNYLKIYFSEFLDNVVDDMMEDVDAYFFTRKDELVQSLVNKFWKNERHTWDINGDEKLQLEEFQNFQLSLLVQIDHLANFLHLDLNFDGHIDVSELLFYISHDGEKYRRLRAYLKGHGRREHDHRPGVKPEALFSYIRDDLQVDDSLVRNLQFLFNSFDVNGDYLLDLEEYKDQMSTFSVLDSAPEVVFSS from the coding sequence ATGAAGCTCCTGCAGTTCCCTTGGGCGCGACACGATTCCCTTCTGTCGCACGCTCTGGTGCTCGCTTCCCTCGTggctgcattttttttaaccgaAAATTTCGTAAAACGGAATAATAGCTTTTTCTCAGTACAATTCTCTAGCAGGAAGGTGTGTGATTTTCTGcacaaaaatttttacaaggTGGAGGCTCTATACATATGTGGGAATGCGCTGGAgcagaaggatttttttcataatgaCTGGAGAAGCGTGCGGGAGGGTTCTTTAGGGGCGGGCGACCACTCGAGacaggaagagaagaagatgaagggTCACTGGGGAATGCAGGGTGATCGCCACGATGATCACTACGCAGAACACCAAATCGACTTCACCATCGATACGAACAACCCCGCTGTGAACGAGAACCTTCTGATAAAGTCGCGCAtgatatttaaaaaattggacaGTGACAACAACAGCGTTATAGACTTGAAGGAATTCAAAAGAAACGTGATGATATTATCCCATATGAGGAGCATAAATGAGAAGGTACTCGGTTACCTATTCGATCTGTTCGATGTAAACAAGGACGAAAAAATTGACTACGTGGAGTTCTTGTCCCTAAATTCGTACGACTTCAATTACGTGAAGCTCATTCAAATTTTATTTGATGAAGATAATGTAGTGGAGGAGAGtacaatttttaattatttgaaaatatatttttcggaATTTTTGGACAACGTGGTGGATGACATGATGGAAGATGTGGACGCATATTTCTTTACGCGAAAGGATGAGCTCGTCCAATCGTTGGTGAacaaattttggaaaaatgaaagacaCACTTGGGATATTAATGGAGATGAGAAGTTGCAGCTTGAGGAGTTCCAGAATTTCCAGCTCTCCCTGCTTGTGCAGATAGACCACCTTGCCAACTTTCTCCACTTGGATTTAAATTTTGATGGGCATATTGACGTGTCAGAGttgcttttttatattagCCACGACGGGGAGAAGTATAGAAGGTTGCGCGCCTATCTCAAAGGGCATGGTCGAAGAGAGCATGATCACAGACCAGGAGTTAAGCCCGAGGCTCTGTTCAGTTACATCCGGGATGATCTCCAAGTAGACGACTCGCTCGTCCGCAACCTGCAGTTTCTGTTCAATTCGTTCGATGTTAACGGTGACTACCTCCTCGATTTGGAGGAGTACAAGGATCAAATGAGCACGTTCTCCGTGTTGGACTCAGCCCCAGAAGTTGTCTTCTCAAGTTAG
- a CDS encoding chromatin assembly factor 1 subunit B, putative, which produces MMDIVRERNGNLDLSDSYEDEERSPALMEPHSGNTVCLSNNVNSGNTANEACVDISNERYIIWRRNTPFLYNALLRNKLEWPSLTVEFIGIDNSFKAKTNYFTNKILLGTYTSNQDSEYVYIGEVKAPLYSTKEDVLQFENYTGFINNKKKKKGHPLPSFEVKAKLLHPGEVIRATHLPSNSFFIVTQTYNGSILLFDYTKHPSFPSDTSTCYPQMILKGHNGEGNGLCWNINRVYDNCGKQSTAFKEEVDLDTTETTDGTNGKESMEEEKEEESSDELIDDVNTSNLLLASCASDGSICLWDINKGTKSNEVPRTYGINKTGKGADYNLKIYENTPTLSPLCTWIHKNEETSLNDIFFHPKFKNVLGVCDDNGCMSIYDIRAKTFFSKAELNFKEHNAPMNTFSFDTFSEYTFSSGYSDGLISIWDIRHEKASLLQIDYHTQSINRIKFCLMQSGIFGSCSDDGTACIWDISRNSVNYSQVQKLEDDIYNNPKKIPKQLLFVHGGHVGSVYDLSWANCNTFLVATVGVDNSLQVWHMNEQFLFQ; this is translated from the coding sequence ATGATGGATATTGTGCGCGAAAGAAACGGGAACTTGGACCTGAGTGATTCATATGAAGATGAAGAGCGAAGTCCTGCGTTGATGGAGCCGCACAGCGGCAACACCGTCTGTTTGAGTAACAATGTGAATAGCGGAAATACTGCTAACGAGGCGTGTGTGGACATCAGCAACGAACGATACATCATCTGGAGAAGAAATACACCATTCCTGTACAACGCCCTGTTGAGGAACAAACTGGAGTGGCCCTCCCTGACGGTCGAATTTATAGGCATCGATAACTCTTTCAAAGCGAAAACGAATTACTTCACAAATAAAATACTCCTCGGCACATATACGTCGAATCAGGATTCAGAATATGTGTATATTGGGGAGGTAAAGGCTCCACTGTATTCAACAAAGGAAGATGTCTTGCAGTTTGAAAACTACACAGGATTTATTAacaacaaaaagaagaaaaagggccACCCACTCCCTTCTTTTGAAGTAAAGGCCAAGTTGCTTCATCCAGGGGAAGTCATAAGAGCTACTCACCTACCAAgcaactccttttttattgttaCGCAGACGTACAATGGAAGCATACTACTGTTTGACTATACGAAGCATCCTTCATTCCCCTCAGACACATCCACGTGCTACCCGCAGATGATCCTGAAGGGGCACAATGGTGAAGGCAATGGTCTATGTTGGAACATTAATAGGGTTTACGATAACTGCGGCAAACAGAGTACTGCGtttaaggaggaagttgaCCTTGATACGACAGAAACAACGGATGGAACTAATGGGAAGGAGTcaatggaggaagaaaaagaagaagagagtAGCGATGAACTAATTGATGATGTAAACACGAGCAACTTACTTCTCGCCTCGTGTGCATCCGATGGAAGTATATGCCTGTGGGATATAAACAAAGGAACGAAGAGCAACGAAGTGCCCAGAACGTATGGAATAAACAAAACCGGAAAAGGTGCCGATTATAATCTTAAGATTTACGAAAATACACCTACCTTGAGTCCTCTGTGTACGTGGatacataaaaatgaggagacATCACTGAACgacatattttttcaccCCAAGTTTAAGAATGTTTTGGGGGTTTGTGATGACAATGGTTGTATGAGTATATATGATATAAGGGccaaaacatttttttccaaggcGGAGCTCAATTTTAAAGAACATAATGCACCCATGAACACCTTTTCTTTCGATACTTTTTCTGAATACACTTTTTCCTCTGGGTATTCAGACGGATTAATATCCATTTGGGATATAAGACACGAGAAAGCTTCTCTGCTGCAGATAGACTATCACACACAAAGTATTAATAGGATTAAATTCTGCCTGATGCAGTCAGGTATTTTTGGATCATGCTCTGATGATGGCACAGCATGTATATGGGACATTTCCAGAAATTCTGTAAATTATTCACAAGTGCAAAAACTGGAAGACGATATTTATAATAATCCGAAGAAGATTCCAAAGCAGCTTCTCTTCGTCCATGGTGGCCACGTTGGAAGTGTGTATGATCTTTCTTGGGCCAACTGCAACACCTTCTTGGTGGCTACAGTAGGCGTCGACAACTCTCTCCAGGTGTGGCACATGAACGAGCAGTTTTTGTTTCAGTGA
- a CDS encoding myosin F, putative: MDSVNKCVIGTKIFVRDKEKVWVCAEIIREEKDLVAKTEDDEIVVLKEKDEFYLRNLDVFDSSGLSAPADLTNLTHLHEASILHSLNVRFDIDEIYTLTGPILIAVNPFKIIPYLYSDDMLAKHVQPIQSKTPHIFSTANSAYLGMCQHSKPQTILISGESGAGKTESTKYVMKFLACAGSDIKKRSLIESQILESNPLLESFGNARTLRNDNSSRFGKYIELQFSLDRRGGGGYYTKGKLCGAKIRTYLLEKVRVCYQQEGERNYHIFYQLCRAAREASNNAANDATNDATNDANNDATNGSTNDATNDATNDAADESSYNVSNSANSPREPPREYHFPATEKYRHPDMDTKPVTIDLTGFQSHEHFRYLTKSSVHELSDVNELELFETTVYAMQTIGISEAEQHQIFRVLEGILYLGNVLFSNDESREECQILEDSLSDLKKAASFLDVNAEELKNALCYRTIVANNECYKKPVNAIAANDIRDALARAIYGCLFLKVVERTNESVGFMEDTNLLFCGVLDIFGFESFAVNSFEQLCINYTNECLQQFFNNFIFKCEEKLYIDEGIQWDPLDFPDNADSINLLESKPYGVFCMLDEECYVPSGKDKTFCSKIISKHGSSSLGKGNRKFMAVKTDPSSFVIVHFAGKVTYNSSGFLEKNKDQLSGDVQEVLLHSKSEYTSSLFHKHLRRNVEKKKIQTVSSEFKGQLHQLMKRIKETEPHFIRCIKPNNQNVPDIFDRVSVNEQLKYGGVLQAIKVSRSGYPVRLTHTDCVKDYSILLQKEGKKLFRDYETKSWAQKATFVLSQLHQCDAIQNLVRSLGEEKQRRQLEEAALRGGVNKYANGDGKDASHGIMNVSNQANPVHMENTAESTLIWAVGKSLCFFKSEAYNILSTLRSDFRSAQALVIQKNYKAYHQRKLFLAMKRKVVILQRWIRRMLITIRNERTKVQRATELICLHIYGYSIRKVFLHKKKCATIIQAHIRGYLGRKNYKEYRINHYASLIKATWKMYKQRKHMANMKRAVEKIQLKWKGILARRQLRRLKDEAKEVGALIQRNQYLVNEIEKERKKKMEAENKLLKAFASVEKLAKRVDLLERNNRDNENVIRGLMEKLNQANMQSSNSEVPNDCTRIRMSHPSRKEDSVTDASTATARTTVSPQMDTLPHADDIESLLKRINKLESENKEYLKKNNTLNERYNQLLGILSHFKKKEMCLECGLPGKVGYSGSGTEGRAIEQNGETWNEQSIEKRATRNGEKYDEQLNARRTTHRQKGRDVDILMCGPKGVGKTSLLEDLFVRIGDEVNLNLLRKNKKKSTDESNSFIYDTYIVTHKSSSVKICDCMYGSSRSAEEGLFNLIKNSTCIVVVFDSSNSDSIHPALHLLQEAALTNVKRRTKLYLLENIFNEKINMKQNTCDVSYSLKVAKACSAHYVKALDMYDIVNNYVCGTKSYLCSFPGQAYHMERKDNVFPWLHSERYQHFAKQIGDGLPPGQYNNTYIHAQRMEDTEKSVMETLLHTNQHNFSPEEECLPKYFTVNKGEHTIQHNKHNSMYSMVSSFKSLCSVNQKRNSHVQFLRESMPLNSYVYGSKKYNMEMGKGLQPIYEITLKGSIPITYLLMGHDSINKMHTLLAVGCKDGIIYIYKCLRTPLESAHGGHYFYQGGGSSVSSPSRKNGTNPVFDTCAGSDVSGISAEENANITSAKLMTKLSGHKKAITCLVFTFTEEKIISSSIDRTIKIWEVSTGFLLKVFSDSSATLSVLLLPTNLDLFLCSNCTSLLRIVNVNTGHVNQKIKLESEIRTLEMDDTGLHIFAGSKNGTIYILEIVHNERLEIRFKLLFSLSPITCISFIPKQAQLSSPLIIVNSCDNHMGIIECVYGSKGVVLTSLSVKHRIRINHALLPIRNSYSKFGGGWVISGSEDGNIYICSLLPQSNYRLVFLKHHKAPVMAVVVNDIDTLMVSGDSKGNVVFWRRAFV, encoded by the exons aTGGATTCTGTTAATAAATGCGTTATCGGGACGAAGATTTTCGTCAGGGATAAAGAAAAG GTGTGGGTGTGCGCCGAAATcataagggaagaaaaggatcTGGTGGCCAAGACGGAGGATGACGAGATCGTTGTTCTAAAGGAGAAGGACGAGTTCTACCTTAGAAATTTGG ACGTATTTGATTCAAGCGGTCTCTCAGCCCCCGCGGATTTAACGAACCTAACTCATCTACACGAAGCGTCCATACTTCATAGCTTAAATGTACGCTTCGATattgatgaaatatatacTCTTACTGGACCAATTCTAATAGCGGTGAATccatttaaaattattcCGTATTTGTACTCAGATGACATGCTAGCTAAACACGTACAACCGATACAGTCCAAAACTCCACACATCTTCTCCACAGCGAATAGTGCATACCTAGGTATGTGCCAACATAGTAAACCTCAAACAATATTAATAAGTGGAGAGTCAGGTGCAGGGAAAACAGAATCCACAAAATACGTGATGAAGTTTCTTGCATGTGCAGGCTCAGATATTAAAAAGAGATCCCTCATTGAATCCCAGATATTAGAGAGTAATCCCTTGTTGGAGTCATTTGGAAATGCAAGAACGTTGAGAAATGATAATTCCAGTCGCTTTGGGAAGTACATTGAATTGCAGTTTTCTTTGGACCGAaggggtggtggtggttaCTACACGAAGGGGAAGTTGTGTGGCGCAAAGATTCGAACCTACCTTCTGGAAAAGGTGCGGGTTTGCTATCAGCAGGAGGGCGAGCGCAACTACCACATTTTCTATCAGCTCTGCAGGGCGGCCAGGGAGGCCTCCAACAACGCCGCGAACGATGCTACGAACGATGCTACGAACGATGCCAACAACGACGCTACGAACGGTTCCACCAACGACGCCACCAACGACGCCACCAACGACGCGGCCGACGAATCTTCTTACAACGTTTCCAACTCCGCCAACTCCCCTCGGGAACCTCCCCGCGAGTACCACTTCCCGGCGACGGAGAAGTATAGACACCCTGACATGGACACGAAGCCTGTGACAATAGATCTGACTGGTTTCCAGAGCCACGAACACTTCCGCTACCTGACCAAGTCCAGTGTACATGAACTGAGCGATGTCAACGAGCTGGAATTGTTCGAGACGACAGTATACGCCATGCAGACGATCGGGATAAGCGAAGCGGAACAGCACCAAATTTTCCGTGTACTAGAAGGGATTTTATACCTCGGGAATGTTTTATTCAGTAATGATGAAAGTAGGGAAGAATGTCAAATTTTGGAGGATTCTCTTTCTGATTTGAAAAAGGCTGCATCTTTTTTAGATGTAAATGcagaagaattaaaaaacgCACTCTGTTACAGAACCATTGTAGCGAATAACGAGTGCTATAAAAAGCCAGTGAATGCAATCGCAGCGAACGATATCAGAGATGCACTAGCCAGAGCCATTTATGGATGTCTATTTTTAAAGGTAGTCGAAAGAACAAACGAATCTGTAGGGTTTATGGAAGACACGAACCTGTTATTCTGTGGGGTTCTAGATATATTTGGGTTCGAATCTTTTGCAGTAAATTCATTCGAGCAATTATGTATCAACTACACAAATGAATGTTTGCAACAGTTTTTTAACAACTTCATATTTAAGTGCGAAGAAAAGCTATACATTGATGAGGGAATTCAATGGGACCCACTCGACTTTCCCGATAATGCAGACTCAATCAATTTACTTGAATCAAAACCGTATGGTGTGTTCTGTATGCTAGACGAGGAATGTTACGTGCCATCTGGAAAAGACAAGACCTTTTGCAGTAAAATTATTAGCAAGCACGGTTCTTCCTCCCTCGGTAAGGGGAATAGGAAGTTTATGGCTGTGAAGACGGACCCCTCCTCTTTTGTGATTGTCCATTTTGCGGGAAAGGTTACGTACAATTCGTCGGGATTTTtggagaagaataaagacCAGTTGTCTGGCGATGTACAGGAGGTACTTCTCCACAGCAAGAGTGAGTAcacttcttcactttttcacaAACATTTAAGAAGAAacgtcgaaaaaaaaaaaattcaaacggTTTCCAGTGAATTTAAGGGACAACTTCATCAGCTGATGAAAAGAATCAAGGAAACTGAACCTCATTTTATTAGGTGCATTAAACCTAATAATCAGAACGTGCCCGACATCTTTGATCGTGTATCTGTGAATGAGCAGCTCAAGTACGGAGGAGTGTTACAAGCCATAAAGGTTAGTCGTTCTGGATACCCTGTTAGGCTTACACACACAGATTGTGTCAAGGATTACTCTATTTTGTtgcaaaaggaagggaaaaagctTTTTCGGGATTATGAAACAAAATCCTGGGCGCAGAAGGCAACCTTCGTGCTCAGCCAACTACATCAGTGCGACGCCATACAGAACTTGGTCCGCTCGTTGGGCGAGGAGAAGCAACGGCGACAACTGGAGGAAGCTGCACTCAGGGGGGGTGTCAACAAGTATGCTAATGGGGATGGTAAAGACGCATCTCATGGTATTATGAATGTCTCCAACCAGGCGAACCCGGTCCACATGGAGAACACGGCTGAAAGCACCCTCATCTGGGCGGTGGGTAAATCTCTCTGCTTCTTCAAGAGCGAAGCGTACAATATTCTCTCCACCCTTCGAAGCGACTTCCGATCTGCGCAGGCACTAGTCATACAGAAGAACTACAAAGCCTACCATCAGAGGAAACTGTTCCTGgcgatgaagaggaaggtgGTGATACTGCAGAGGTGGATCAGACGTATGCTTATAACCATTCGAAATGAGCGCACGAAAGTACAGCGAGCTACAGAACTAATctgtctacatatatatgggtACAGCATTCGGAAAGTTTTCCTCCACAAGAAAAAGTGTGCGACAATTATACAGGCACATATCAGAGGCTActtaggaaggaagaattacaAGGAGTATAGGATTAACCACTACGCAAGCCTTATTAAAGCAACCTGGAAGATGTACAAGCAGAGGAAGCACATGGCTAACATGAAACGAGCTGTGGAAAAAATCCAACtgaaatggaaaggaatcCTTGCGAGGAGACAGTTGAGGAGGCTGAAAGATGAAGCCAAAGAAGTCGGAGCTCTCATTCAGAGAAATCAATACTTAGTAAATGAAATTGagaaagagaggaaaaaaaaaatggaagctGAAAACAAACTCCTGAAAGCCTTCGCTAGTGTAGAGAAGCTAGCCAAAAGGGTCGACTTGCTCGAAAGAAACAACCGGGACAATGAGAATGTGATTAGAGGATTGATGGAGAAGCTGAACCAGGCCAATATGCAATCATCCAACAGTGAAGTACCCAACGACTGTACGAGGATAAGGATGTCACATCCATCCCGCAAGGAAGATAGCGTAACCGACGCATCGACTGCAACTGCCCGAACGACTGTGTCTCCGCAGATGGACACACTTCCACATGCAGACGACATAGAGAGCCTTCTCAAAAGGATAAACAAATTGGAATCAGAAAACAAGgaatatttgaaaaaaaacaacacacTGAATGAACGTTACAACCAACTGCTAGGTATTCTATCGCactttaaaaagaaggagatgtGCCTTGAATGTGGACTGCCGGGGAAAGTAGGGTACAGCGGGTCGGGTACGGAAGGGCGCGCCATAGAACAAAACGGTGAGACTTGGAACGAGCAGTCTATAGAGAAGAGAGCCACACGAAACGGAGAAAAATACGATGAGCAACTGAATGCCCgaagaacaacccatcgcCAAAAGGGGAGAGACGTAGATATACTGATGTGTGGCCCCAAGGGTGTTGGAAAGACGAGCCTCTTAGAAGATCTGTTCGTTCGAATTGGAGATGAAGTAAACCTGAACTTgttacgaaaaaataaaaaaaagagtacaGACGAAAGTAACTCGTTTATATACGACACCTATATAGTAACGCACAAATCCTCTTCGGTAAAAATATGTGATTGTATGTACGGTTCCAGCAGGAGTGCAGAAGAAGGGCTCTTCAACTTGATAAAGAATTCTACATGTATAGTAGTGGTGTTCGATTCAAGCAACAGTGATTCCATACATCCAGCGTTACACCTGCTTCAAGAAGCGGCCTTAACAAACGTGAAAAGAAGGACGAAACTGTATCTActagaaaatatattcaatgaaaaaataaatatgaaacAGAATACATGTGATGTATCCTACTCATTGAAGGTAGCTAAAGCATGCAGTGCCCATTATGTTAAGGCACTGGATATGTACGATATAGTAAATAATTACGTGTGTGGAACCAAATCTTACTTGTGTTCCTTTCCTGGACAAGCATACCACATGGAAAGAAAGGATAATGTTTTCCCATGGCTACATTCCGAAAGGTACCAGCACTTTGCAAAACAAATAGGAGATGGTCTTCCTCCAGGTCAATAcaataatacatatatacatgcacaaaGGATGGAGGACACTGAAAAATCTGTGATGGAAACACTTCTCCATACGAATCAGCATAATTTTTCTCCCGAGGAGGAATGCCTTCCAAAGTATTTCACAGTGAACAAAGGCGAACACACAATTCAGCATAATAAACATAACAGTATGTATTCAATGGTTAGTTCATTTAAATCCCTTTGTAGTGTTAATCAGAAAAGGAATTCACATGTACAGTTTCTTCGAGAGTCTATGCCATTAAACAGTTATGTATATGgtagcaaaaaatataatatggAAATGGGCAAAGGCTTACAGCCAATCTATGAAATAACACTTAAGGGAAGTATACCTATCACTTATCTACTCATGGGACATGACTCCATTaacaaaatgcacacattgCTTGCCGTGGGGTGCAAGGATGGaatcatatatatttacaagtGTTTGCGAACCCCCTTGGAGAGCGCCCACGGTGGGCACTACTTCTACCAAGGGGGCGGTAGCAGTGTGAGTAGCCCAAGTAGGAAGAATGGAACGAACCCTGTTTTCGATACTTGTGCTGGTAGCGATGTGAGTGGTATTAGCGCAGAAGAGAACGCAAACATAACATCCGCCAAGCTGATGACCAAACTATCGGGACATAAGAAGGCCATCACATGTCTTGTTTTCACCTTTACCGAAGAAAagattatttcttcttcaattgATCGTACCATAAAAATATGGGAAGTAAGCACAGGGTTTTTGTTGAAGGTTTTTTCAGATTCTTCTGCAACACTCTCCGTTTTGTTACTCCCGACCAATCTGGACCTGTTCCTCTGCTCCAACTGCACATCTCTTCTTCGTATCGTTAACGTAAATACCGGTCATGTAAAtcagaaaataaaacttGAAAGTGAAATTAGGACACTAGAGATGGATGACACTGGGCTTCATATTTTTGCTGgatcaaaaaatggaaccatATATATTCTAGAAATAGTACACAATGAACGTTTAGAGATTCGGTTCAAgttacttttttctctttcaccAATAACTTGTATCAGCTTTATTCCCAAACAAGCTCAGCTCAGTTCTCCACTTATCATTGTAAATTCGTGTGATAACCATATGGGTATTATCGAGTGTGTGTATGGCTCCAAGGGGGTGGTCCTGACAAGTCTATCTGTTAAACATCGTATTAGAATTAATCACGCTCTGCTACCCATCCGAAATAGCTACTCCAAGTTCGGCGGTGGTTGGGTCATTTCGGGTTCTGAAGATGGCAATATTTATATCTGCTCACTCTTACCCCAGTCGAACTATAGATTAGTCTTTTTAAAACATCACAAG GCACCCGTCATGGCTGTTGTGGTAAACGACATCGACACGCTAATGGTGTCAGGCGACTCCAAGGGAAACGTGGTCTTCTGGAGGCGTGCTTTCGTGTAG